From one Pyxidicoccus xibeiensis genomic stretch:
- a CDS encoding Rieske (2Fe-2S) protein, translating into MAVNVAAWSDPVRQPEPGRLRTWHLVCPSESLRPGQVMGFSLGGRELVLFRGQGGTVFALSAHCAHMGTHLAGGTVVGDCLRCPLHHWRFDGSGACRAVPRQPEVTGRPGQRPFPVVERHGAILVFNGPVVLFPPPAVGDAELRWRTGPAVTVRCDWLPVIANSFDIEHLRTVHRRELWDAPTVERPDPFTFRLRYTSRVTGTGPSDRLMKALSGNRIGVTITLHGGTLLSVESDLGRTRSALVAGLHKTPEGMSVRLAFAARRSHVPGMDGVSLAVSRWLFTAFLRRDLSVLHGMRFNAAGAAEDPVLRQLLDFTASLPEDRDDERG; encoded by the coding sequence ATGGCGGTGAATGTCGCGGCGTGGTCGGACCCGGTCCGTCAACCCGAGCCGGGGCGGCTGCGGACGTGGCACCTCGTGTGCCCGTCCGAGTCCCTCCGGCCCGGGCAGGTCATGGGCTTCAGCCTGGGCGGGCGTGAGCTGGTGCTCTTTCGCGGGCAGGGCGGCACGGTGTTCGCGCTGTCCGCGCACTGCGCCCACATGGGCACCCACCTCGCGGGCGGCACCGTGGTGGGCGACTGCCTCCGCTGCCCGCTGCACCACTGGCGCTTCGATGGGAGCGGTGCCTGCCGCGCGGTTCCCCGTCAGCCGGAGGTGACGGGCCGGCCCGGGCAGCGGCCGTTCCCCGTGGTGGAGCGCCATGGCGCCATCCTGGTCTTCAACGGGCCCGTGGTGCTGTTCCCCCCTCCAGCGGTGGGCGACGCGGAGCTGCGCTGGCGCACCGGGCCCGCCGTCACCGTGCGCTGCGACTGGCTGCCCGTCATCGCCAACTCGTTCGACATCGAGCACCTGCGCACCGTGCACCGCCGGGAGTTGTGGGACGCGCCCACCGTGGAGCGGCCGGACCCGTTCACCTTCCGCCTGCGCTACACGTCGCGCGTCACCGGCACCGGCCCGAGCGACCGGCTGATGAAGGCCCTGTCCGGCAACCGCATCGGCGTCACCATCACCCTGCACGGCGGGACGCTGCTGTCGGTGGAGAGCGACCTGGGCCGCACCCGGAGCGCCCTGGTCGCCGGCCTCCACAAGACGCCCGAGGGCATGTCCGTGCGGCTGGCCTTCGCCGCCCGGCGCAGCCACGTCCCGGGGATGGACGGCGTGTCGCTCGCGGTGTCCCGGTGGCTCTTCACGGCGTTCCTGCGCAGGGACCTCTCCGTGCTCCATGGCATGCGCTTCAATGCCGCTGGCGCCGCGGAGGACCCGGTGCTGCGGCAGCTGCTCGACTTCACCGCCAGCCTCCCGGAGGACCGCGATGACGAGCGAGGGTAG
- a CDS encoding SRPBCC family protein, translated as MSQDKTRSLEKQVKINAPADAVWRAITEAEQIVRWFALDAKVKPGVGGYVWLSWPGMAGESRIEVWEQGKHFQTRAPERPQVATDWYVEGEGGETTLRLVHSGFGEGADWDAEYDSLDRGWSVFLQNLKHMLERHRDVAGQQIMVPVPVGNVGLDEAWQKLLGPGVLGLERTGERGFKARAVTGEALEGEVDLWVPPRALGIVLRNWNDARLTVDISGCDGEVRAWVCLLTYGLDAPAVEALKARWQPALEGMFRAA; from the coding sequence GTGAGCCAGGACAAGACGCGCAGTCTCGAGAAGCAGGTGAAGATCAACGCTCCGGCGGACGCCGTCTGGCGGGCCATCACCGAGGCGGAGCAAATCGTCCGCTGGTTCGCGCTCGACGCGAAGGTGAAGCCGGGCGTCGGCGGGTACGTGTGGCTGAGCTGGCCTGGGATGGCGGGCGAGTCGCGCATCGAGGTCTGGGAGCAGGGCAAGCACTTCCAGACGCGCGCTCCCGAGCGGCCGCAGGTGGCCACGGACTGGTACGTGGAGGGCGAGGGCGGCGAGACGACGCTGCGACTGGTGCACTCCGGCTTTGGCGAGGGCGCGGACTGGGATGCCGAGTACGACTCGCTGGACCGGGGCTGGTCGGTGTTCCTCCAGAACCTCAAGCACATGCTGGAGCGGCATCGGGATGTCGCGGGGCAGCAGATCATGGTGCCGGTGCCCGTGGGCAATGTCGGTCTGGACGAGGCGTGGCAGAAGCTGCTGGGGCCGGGCGTGCTCGGCCTGGAGCGCACCGGCGAGCGGGGGTTCAAGGCGCGCGCCGTCACGGGGGAGGCGCTGGAAGGGGAGGTGGACCTGTGGGTGCCGCCTCGCGCGCTGGGCATCGTCTTGCGCAACTGGAACGACGCGCGCCTCACCGTGGACATCAGCGGCTGCGATGGCGAGGTGCGGGCCTGGGTCTGCCTGCTCACCTACGGCCTGGACGCACCCGCGGTGGAGGCGCTCAAGGCCCGGTGGCAGCCGGCGCTGGAGGGAATGTTCCGCGCCGCGTGA